A single genomic interval of Alcaligenes sp. SDU_A2 harbors:
- a CDS encoding bifunctional allantoicase/(S)-ureidoglycine aminohydrolase yields MSNVNYYAPAGGHPPQTQLLTDRAMFTEAYAVLPKGVLQDIVTSYLPGWDNTRLWVLARPLSGFAETFSQYIVEVSPNGGSDKPESDPEAEGVIFVVKGQVELVLNGTKHILEEGGYAFLPPSTDWTLHNRTGDLASFHWIRKRYQRVEGLDAPEAFVTNEKDIEPRVMPDTDGRWSTTRFVDMADMRHDMHVNIVNFEPGGVIPFAETHVMEHGLYVLEGKAVYRLNQDWVEVEAGDFMWLRAFCPQACYAGGPSRFRYLLYKDVNRHANLTIGGTR; encoded by the coding sequence ATGTCCAACGTCAATTATTACGCCCCCGCCGGCGGCCATCCTCCACAAACCCAATTGCTGACCGATCGCGCCATGTTCACCGAAGCGTACGCCGTCTTGCCCAAAGGCGTGCTGCAAGACATCGTGACCAGCTACCTGCCCGGCTGGGACAATACCCGCCTATGGGTTCTGGCCCGCCCACTGTCGGGCTTTGCGGAAACATTCTCGCAATACATTGTTGAAGTCAGCCCCAACGGCGGCAGCGACAAACCGGAATCCGACCCAGAAGCCGAAGGTGTGATTTTCGTGGTCAAGGGTCAAGTGGAATTGGTCCTGAACGGCACCAAACACATTCTGGAAGAAGGCGGCTACGCCTTTCTGCCCCCATCGACCGACTGGACACTGCATAACCGCACGGGCGATCTGGCCAGTTTTCACTGGATTCGCAAGCGCTACCAGCGCGTCGAAGGCCTGGATGCCCCCGAAGCCTTCGTGACTAATGAAAAAGACATCGAGCCTCGCGTCATGCCGGATACGGACGGGCGCTGGAGCACCACGCGCTTTGTGGACATGGCCGACATGCGCCATGACATGCATGTCAACATCGTGAACTTCGAGCCCGGCGGTGTCATCCCTTTTGCCGAAACCCATGTAATGGAACACGGTCTGTACGTGCTGGAAGGCAAGGCGGTCTACCGCCTGAATCAGGATTGGGTAGAAGTAGAGGCAGGCGATTTTATGTGGCTGCGCGCGTTCTGCCCGCAGGCCTGCTATGCCGGCGGCCCCAGCCGTTTCCGCTACCTGCTGTATAAAGACGTGAACCGCCATGCCAACCTGACCATTGGCGGCACGCGTTAG
- a CDS encoding ABC transporter permease — MKLFSLAFRSLLRNRRRSLMTLSAMVVGLAAMLIFGGYARNAVLATQTGYVQFQGHLQIQRKGYFLYGTGNPSAYGISRYQDIIKAIQSDPLLQPMIKVITPTLQLQGIAGNFASGVSKGVVATGVDAKDQNLMRKWDDYDGQIFAPTIALEGKPADSAVVGTGVAHLLQLCTALQLSDCPSAQDVGGETQRKPQGPDAPTDIAALSALAQEGNQSAPAGGTRIELLAASTSGAPNVGSLNVVQAENWGVKEINDSLIVLNMEQAQRLVFGSAEPQVTAIQIQLAHTAQIPVATEKLKQVLTSQFGDMSLEVLDYETLTPIYRQVIQFFDSIFGFISILIYVIVLFTVGNTMSMAVVERTTEIGTLRAIGQRRSGIRRLFICEGFLLGVIGAVLGILVALPISYLINNSGLTWAPPGYSYQYPIMVRVWGDIGLITSTAFSLVLIAVLSAWWPANRAAKLNIVDALRHA, encoded by the coding sequence ATGAAACTTTTTTCTCTTGCTTTTCGCAGCTTGCTGCGCAATCGGCGTCGTTCCTTGATGACTTTGTCGGCCATGGTCGTCGGCCTGGCGGCCATGCTGATTTTTGGTGGCTATGCGCGCAATGCGGTGTTGGCGACGCAAACCGGCTATGTGCAATTCCAGGGGCATCTGCAAATTCAGCGCAAAGGTTACTTCCTTTACGGCACCGGCAATCCCTCTGCTTATGGTATTTCTCGCTATCAGGACATCATCAAAGCCATTCAGTCCGACCCGCTCTTGCAACCCATGATAAAGGTCATTACGCCGACGCTGCAGTTGCAAGGCATTGCCGGAAATTTTGCCAGTGGTGTCTCCAAAGGCGTAGTGGCTACCGGGGTGGACGCCAAAGACCAGAACCTGATGCGCAAATGGGACGATTATGACGGGCAAATTTTTGCTCCCACTATTGCCCTGGAAGGGAAGCCGGCCGATTCCGCCGTCGTCGGTACGGGCGTGGCGCACTTGCTGCAGCTTTGCACCGCCTTGCAACTGAGCGACTGCCCTTCTGCTCAGGACGTAGGCGGAGAAACGCAGCGCAAGCCCCAGGGGCCCGATGCGCCTACCGATATCGCGGCACTGTCTGCGTTAGCCCAAGAAGGGAATCAGTCAGCGCCAGCCGGTGGCACACGCATCGAGCTGTTGGCCGCCAGTACCAGCGGGGCACCCAATGTCGGCAGCCTGAACGTCGTGCAGGCTGAAAACTGGGGGGTCAAGGAAATCAACGACTCCTTGATCGTGCTGAATATGGAGCAGGCCCAGCGGCTGGTCTTTGGCAGTGCCGAACCCCAGGTCACCGCGATCCAGATTCAGTTGGCGCATACGGCTCAGATACCCGTGGCGACGGAAAAATTAAAGCAGGTGTTGACCAGTCAGTTTGGTGATATGTCTCTGGAGGTGCTGGACTACGAAACACTGACGCCTATTTACCGGCAGGTCATCCAGTTCTTTGACTCGATCTTCGGTTTCATTTCTATTTTGATCTATGTGATCGTGTTGTTTACCGTCGGCAATACCATGAGCATGGCGGTGGTGGAACGCACCACGGAAATCGGCACATTGCGCGCTATCGGGCAGCGACGCAGCGGCATACGACGTCTGTTTATCTGCGAAGGGTTTTTGCTTGGGGTGATCGGAGCCGTATTGGGTATCTTGGTGGCCTTGCCGATTTCGTATCTGATCAATAACAGTGGCCTGACCTGGGCTCCGCCTGGGTACTCCTATCAATACCCCATCATGGTGCGCGTATGGGGCGATATCGGTCTGATCACCAGCACGGCTTTCAGCCTGGTATTGATCGCCGTTCTGTCGGCCTGGTGGCCGGCCAATCGCGCTGCCAAACTCAATATTGTCGATGCGCTGCGTCATGCCTAG
- a CDS encoding TonB-dependent siderophore receptor: MFLPSRLSTPVFTSIALSSLLPAAHAQQVDDSATLAPITVKSSAQQEPVGYVAQDSVTATKTDTPIIEIPQSISVITEDQIREQGAQTLNQVLRYTSGVAPETRGAVASRLDQFNIRGFSATTLLDGMRIFGSRDALPQVDAYRLQRVDVLKGPSSVMFGQGGPGGVVNQISKRPTRERLNEVELQLGDRHYRRANVDFSGAVDQDEQWLYRLTGSVYKADGQIRETREERYFIAPALTWQPSADTRLTLLANFQRDPHMGSYGSLPGIRTRFDAPDGIRLDPDFYDGDADFETSDRRHQSIGYDFEHRFNPTVTVRSQARYLHAEGIYRSVYSSGYLPGSTDYRYLARRKGGTDVTMDSYTLDNHIQGRFATGALDHTVVAGFDFAHLQSDTLASSFDPAPPLDIFNPDYRQPIGPVNWTSKTNQRQYQTGLYLQDQIQIDKWSLLLGGRYDWSRTVSEARNLKNGVVTPSSTRATAFTGRVGLIYNFDNGLAPYFSYAESFEPQSGTDAQDRPFDPLRGQQYELGIKYQPPGTRALYSAALFDIRRQNMLTTIAGCVGSKCQEQTGEVRTQGLELEARSEFNNGLSLIANYSYIANEYTKDNASPNRPSMEGMTPYGIPKHQASVWARYQLQSGPLSGLGMAAGLRYRGTSYGGSHNDFKVPASTLVDMALDYDLGRASPTLKGMDLALNVSNLFNTRNISSCTSQDWCWYGYQRSVKASLRYRW; this comes from the coding sequence GTGTTTTTGCCGTCTCGCCTATCAACACCTGTATTCACAAGCATCGCTTTAAGCTCACTGCTACCTGCCGCGCATGCACAGCAAGTAGATGACAGCGCCACGCTGGCACCCATTACCGTCAAAAGCTCCGCCCAACAGGAACCCGTCGGCTATGTGGCACAGGACAGCGTGACGGCGACCAAAACAGACACGCCCATCATCGAGATTCCGCAATCGATCTCTGTCATTACCGAAGACCAGATACGCGAACAAGGCGCGCAGACCCTGAACCAGGTGCTGCGGTATACCTCCGGTGTCGCTCCCGAAACACGCGGTGCCGTAGCGTCGCGCCTGGATCAATTCAATATACGGGGGTTTTCCGCCACCACGCTCTTGGATGGCATGCGTATTTTCGGCTCACGTGACGCCCTGCCCCAGGTCGATGCCTATCGTCTGCAGCGCGTGGATGTACTTAAAGGGCCGTCCTCGGTCATGTTCGGCCAGGGAGGGCCGGGCGGCGTGGTCAACCAGATCAGCAAGCGGCCGACCCGCGAACGGCTGAACGAAGTCGAACTGCAACTGGGCGACCGCCATTACCGGCGCGCCAACGTGGACTTCTCCGGGGCCGTGGACCAGGACGAGCAATGGCTTTACCGCCTGACGGGTTCGGTCTACAAGGCCGATGGCCAAATCCGCGAAACACGCGAAGAGCGCTACTTTATCGCTCCGGCCCTGACCTGGCAGCCTAGCGCCGACACCCGCCTGACCTTGCTGGCCAACTTTCAGCGCGATCCGCACATGGGCTCGTATGGATCGCTGCCCGGCATCCGCACCCGCTTCGATGCGCCGGACGGCATACGCCTGGACCCGGACTTCTACGATGGCGATGCCGACTTCGAGACCAGCGACAGACGTCATCAATCGATTGGCTACGATTTCGAACATCGCTTTAACCCGACCGTCACGGTCCGTTCGCAAGCCCGCTACCTGCACGCCGAAGGCATCTATCGCAGCGTGTACTCCAGCGGCTATCTACCCGGCTCCACCGACTATCGTTACCTGGCGCGGCGCAAAGGCGGCACAGACGTGACCATGGACAGCTACACCCTGGACAATCACATACAAGGTCGTTTTGCCACCGGCGCTCTGGACCATACCGTAGTCGCAGGATTTGATTTCGCCCACCTTCAATCAGACACGCTGGCCAGCAGTTTCGACCCTGCTCCGCCTTTGGACATTTTCAACCCCGACTACCGCCAGCCCATAGGCCCGGTCAACTGGACCAGCAAAACAAACCAGCGCCAATATCAGACCGGTCTGTATCTGCAAGACCAGATCCAGATCGACAAATGGTCCTTGCTGCTGGGCGGTCGCTACGACTGGTCGCGCACGGTGTCCGAAGCGCGCAACCTGAAGAACGGTGTCGTTACACCGTCCTCCACCCGCGCCACGGCCTTTACCGGCCGTGTCGGCCTGATCTACAACTTCGACAACGGCCTGGCCCCTTATTTCAGCTACGCGGAATCGTTCGAGCCCCAATCGGGCACCGACGCTCAGGACCGGCCGTTCGACCCCCTGCGCGGCCAGCAGTACGAGCTGGGCATCAAATACCAACCGCCAGGCACCCGCGCCCTGTACTCGGCGGCGCTGTTCGATATCCGCCGCCAGAACATGCTGACCACCATTGCCGGCTGCGTCGGCTCCAAATGCCAGGAGCAAACCGGCGAAGTGCGCACGCAGGGACTGGAACTGGAAGCGCGCAGCGAATTCAACAACGGGCTGAGCCTGATTGCCAACTACTCCTATATCGCCAACGAATACACCAAGGACAACGCAAGCCCCAACCGCCCCAGCATGGAAGGCATGACGCCATACGGCATCCCCAAACACCAGGCATCGGTCTGGGCACGCTACCAATTGCAGTCCGGCCCCTTGTCCGGCCTGGGCATGGCCGCCGGCCTACGCTACAGAGGCACCAGCTATGGCGGCTCCCACAACGACTTCAAGGTACCAGCCAGCACGCTGGTGGACATGGCGCTGGACTATGACCTGGGCCGTGCCAGCCCAACTCTGAAAGGCATGGATCTTGCCCTGAATGTCTCCAATCTGTTTAACACACGCAATATCAGTTCATGCACGTCGCAGGACTGGTGCTGGTATGGCTATCAGCGCAGTGTTAAAGCCAGCCTGCGTTACCGCTGGTAA
- a CDS encoding alpha/beta fold hydrolase, whose protein sequence is MARLERAIADARLLVLDKGGHLPFLNQSEQFNRALGDFLDSCRA, encoded by the coding sequence GTGGCTCGCCTGGAAAGAGCGATTGCCGATGCGCGTTTGCTGGTGCTGGATAAGGGGGGGCATTTGCCTTTTCTGAACCAGAGCGAACAGTTCAACCGGGCTTTAGGCGACTTTCTGGACTCGTGCCGGGCCTGA
- the rlmD gene encoding 23S rRNA (uracil(1939)-C(5))-methyltransferase RlmD, whose amino-acid sequence MSVLRPGCVAFAQARGWRFRFYNIRGKKRAIKERRRDMMELDIQALDMQGRGFVKLGACTHIVAGALPGERVRVDKPYGARSHQVWELQAILRASSQRVQPPCPHFGTCGGCVMQHLEPAAQVAVKQRFLEDSLQRIAGLVPERVLATMHGPYWGYRHRGRLSVYQVPGYGVRIGFREHNGTHVADLRQCRVVAPVLSALLEPLRLLIERLSIAHRIPKIEFALGDTTCVLVLRHLLPLNESDKEQLRAFGQTYRVQWWTQPGGPDSASPLEPVREAQNLAYALPEFDLRFEYRPTDFTQVNPGSNRKLVVQALGLLAPGPDEHVLDLFCGLGNFTLPLARQAASVVGVEGSPALLERAGAAARAHHLQDRVRFAARNLFQVDEDWWRSLGPIDKVLMDPPREGARAVSEILASLPEKERPRRIVYVSCEPRTLARDAAILAHRGAYRLRAAGVLNLFPHTAHVESMAVFEPV is encoded by the coding sequence ATGTCTGTGTTGCGACCAGGATGCGTCGCTTTTGCTCAAGCGCGCGGCTGGCGGTTTCGCTTTTACAATATCCGGGGCAAAAAAAGGGCGATCAAGGAGCGCCGGCGGGACATGATGGAATTGGATATTCAAGCATTGGACATGCAGGGGCGTGGCTTTGTGAAGCTGGGAGCGTGTACGCATATCGTGGCCGGTGCCTTGCCGGGTGAGCGGGTGCGGGTGGACAAGCCCTATGGGGCGCGCAGCCATCAAGTCTGGGAGTTGCAGGCAATTTTGCGGGCCAGCAGCCAGCGGGTTCAACCACCCTGTCCCCATTTTGGGACTTGCGGAGGTTGCGTCATGCAGCATCTGGAGCCGGCCGCCCAAGTGGCGGTCAAACAGCGCTTTTTGGAAGACAGCTTGCAGCGGATTGCCGGGCTTGTGCCCGAACGCGTGCTGGCAACCATGCACGGGCCGTATTGGGGCTATCGACATCGTGGCCGATTGTCGGTCTATCAAGTGCCAGGCTACGGTGTACGCATCGGTTTTCGGGAGCATAACGGCACGCATGTGGCCGATTTACGCCAATGCCGCGTTGTGGCACCCGTGTTGTCGGCTTTGTTGGAGCCTTTACGCCTTTTGATCGAGCGCCTGTCCATTGCGCATCGCATCCCCAAGATCGAATTTGCCCTGGGCGATACCACTTGCGTGCTGGTGCTGCGCCACCTGCTGCCCTTGAACGAGAGCGACAAAGAGCAATTGCGCGCGTTTGGGCAGACGTATCGCGTGCAGTGGTGGACGCAGCCGGGCGGGCCCGATTCGGCCAGTCCACTGGAGCCGGTGCGCGAAGCACAGAATTTGGCGTATGCCTTGCCCGAATTCGACCTGCGTTTTGAGTATCGTCCTACCGACTTTACTCAGGTCAATCCAGGCAGCAACCGCAAACTGGTTGTGCAGGCGCTTGGTCTGCTGGCACCGGGGCCTGATGAACATGTGTTGGATTTGTTCTGCGGCCTGGGTAACTTCACCTTGCCTTTGGCGCGGCAGGCGGCGTCGGTCGTGGGCGTGGAAGGTAGCCCGGCCTTGCTTGAACGGGCCGGTGCCGCCGCCCGGGCTCACCATTTGCAGGATCGTGTCCGGTTTGCTGCACGCAATCTGTTTCAGGTGGATGAGGACTGGTGGCGAAGCCTTGGGCCGATCGATAAGGTGCTGATGGACCCGCCCCGCGAAGGCGCGCGCGCAGTCTCGGAAATTCTGGCCAGCCTGCCGGAGAAGGAACGGCCGCGGCGCATTGTGTATGTTTCCTGCGAACCCCGAACCCTGGCTCGTGATGCAGCTATTTTGGCGCATCGGGGTGCGTACCGTTTGCGTGCTGCCGGGGTGCTGAATTTATTTCCACATACCGCCCATGTGGAATCGATGGCGGTATTCGAGCCGGTATGA
- a CDS encoding cation diffusion facilitator family transporter: MNKASQIDLDRHHAARRSTWASVAVNIGLSLLQIAIGLFANSRALVADAIHSLSDLLSDFVVLFANRHSRKGPDADHPYGHLRYETAATLAIGMLLIAVGLGMVWNAVSALQNPETIEAVHPAALVVAIVALVGKELLFRYMLRVATQVRSTMLVANAWHARSDAASSLVVSLGVLANLAGLPLADPLAACIVALMILRMGWKFSIGAFHDLTDRAVDHDTEQRIATLLRTTPGVQGIHELRTRKLGDMIWVEVDLEMDGSLTIAQGHAIAVLARERVMQAEPVLDVMTHFDPVDLHKPAHHP; encoded by the coding sequence ATGAACAAGGCAAGCCAAATCGATCTGGATCGGCATCATGCCGCACGCCGCTCCACCTGGGCCAGCGTCGCCGTCAACATCGGTTTAAGTCTGCTGCAGATCGCCATCGGCCTGTTCGCTAATTCGCGCGCCCTGGTGGCCGATGCCATTCATTCTCTGTCCGATCTGCTATCGGATTTTGTCGTGTTGTTCGCCAACCGCCACAGCCGCAAAGGGCCCGATGCCGATCACCCGTACGGCCATCTGCGTTATGAAACCGCCGCCACGCTGGCCATCGGCATGTTGTTGATCGCCGTAGGCCTGGGCATGGTCTGGAATGCGGTAAGCGCCTTGCAGAATCCCGAGACCATCGAGGCCGTGCATCCGGCCGCACTGGTCGTGGCCATTGTGGCGCTGGTAGGCAAGGAACTGCTGTTTCGCTACATGCTGCGGGTCGCCACGCAAGTGCGTTCCACCATGCTGGTGGCCAATGCCTGGCATGCGCGGTCGGATGCGGCCTCCTCGTTAGTGGTCAGCCTGGGCGTGTTGGCCAATCTGGCCGGCCTGCCGCTGGCCGACCCCCTGGCCGCCTGTATTGTGGCCCTGATGATTCTGCGCATGGGCTGGAAATTTTCTATCGGCGCGTTCCACGACCTGACCGACCGCGCCGTGGACCACGACACAGAGCAGCGCATTGCCACGCTGCTGCGCACCACACCCGGCGTACAAGGGATACACGAACTGCGCACCCGTAAGCTGGGCGACATGATATGGGTCGAGGTCGATCTGGAAATGGACGGTTCCCTGACCATTGCGCAAGGACATGCCATCGCAGTATTGGCACGCGAACGAGTCATGCAGGCCGAACCGGTACTTGATGTCATGACGCACTTTGACCCGGTCGATTTGCACAAACCTGCACACCATCCGTAG
- a CDS encoding ABC transporter ATP-binding protein, with amino-acid sequence MHSVILQKVSKTYHLDSVAVPALTDINLEIAPNCFTVISGASGSGKTTLLNLIGCVDRPDTGEITSAGQAVSTMSDNELSDFRARHLGFIFQSFNLLPVLTAYENIEYPLLLVKTPARERKERVMAVLDAVGLADKARNRPGQLSGGQRQRVAIARALVGSPKLVLADEPTANLDSETGAAIIALMRKMQRDNAVSFVFSSHDPKVLAEADDAVFIKDGRIMAVERRQSPVQRAL; translated from the coding sequence GTGCATTCGGTCATTCTTCAGAAGGTCAGTAAAACTTATCATCTGGATTCCGTGGCTGTACCAGCTTTAACGGATATCAATCTGGAAATTGCTCCCAATTGTTTTACTGTCATTTCGGGGGCGTCAGGCAGCGGAAAAACTACCTTGCTCAATTTGATCGGTTGCGTCGATCGCCCCGATACCGGAGAGATTACTTCGGCAGGGCAGGCAGTCAGCACCATGAGCGATAACGAATTGTCTGATTTTCGCGCTCGCCATCTGGGCTTTATTTTTCAAAGCTTCAATCTTTTGCCTGTCCTGACGGCCTACGAGAACATCGAATACCCTTTGCTGCTGGTCAAGACACCCGCACGCGAAAGAAAAGAACGGGTCATGGCCGTACTGGATGCGGTCGGACTGGCCGATAAGGCCAGAAACCGTCCTGGCCAACTGTCCGGGGGGCAACGTCAACGGGTAGCCATCGCCCGTGCCCTGGTCGGCTCTCCCAAGCTGGTTCTGGCCGACGAGCCCACGGCCAATCTGGATAGTGAAACCGGCGCGGCCATTATTGCCCTGATGCGCAAAATGCAGCGGGACAATGCCGTGTCGTTCGTGTTTTCCTCGCATGATCCCAAAGTGCTGGCGGAGGCAGACGACGCCGTCTTTATCAAGGATGGTCGCATCATGGCCGTCGAACGACGTCAGTCTCCCGTGCAGAGGGCACTATGA
- a CDS encoding outer membrane lipoprotein-sorting protein, which produces MRSPLVATVLALVLAYPFAGQAQPSAQEILAASDAVRNPDHPFGVVTTLTEYRDGKQTDVSVLAVYSKEDTSSGQFRSLIRFESPARDANKLMLKTGNDLWFYDPANKASIRISPQQRLLGQAANGDVVTFNLAKDYQASLAGEEEILDGDRIARQSYKLKLDAVSPDVTYHHIEMWIDRANNRPLRARFYSESKRLLKTAYYRRYQEQLGAERPTETVIIDGLEPNWVTILGFSDWAKRDVPEAWLQRDYLPRFRPE; this is translated from the coding sequence ATGCGTTCCCCCCTGGTGGCAACCGTCCTGGCGCTTGTGCTGGCCTATCCTTTTGCAGGGCAGGCTCAGCCTAGCGCCCAGGAAATTCTGGCCGCCAGCGATGCGGTACGCAATCCGGATCACCCGTTCGGCGTGGTTACCACCCTGACTGAATACCGCGATGGCAAGCAGACGGATGTGTCGGTATTGGCGGTGTATTCAAAAGAGGACACCAGCAGCGGGCAGTTTCGCAGTCTGATCCGTTTCGAGTCCCCGGCCAGGGACGCCAACAAGCTTATGCTTAAAACGGGTAATGATTTGTGGTTCTATGATCCTGCCAACAAAGCCAGCATTCGCATATCGCCGCAACAGCGTTTATTGGGTCAGGCCGCCAATGGCGACGTCGTTACCTTTAATCTGGCTAAGGATTACCAAGCCAGTTTGGCAGGCGAAGAAGAAATACTCGACGGCGATCGCATAGCTCGGCAAAGCTACAAACTCAAGCTGGATGCCGTCAGCCCCGATGTGACGTATCACCATATCGAGATGTGGATCGATCGCGCCAATAACCGACCGTTAAGGGCCCGTTTTTACAGCGAAAGCAAACGTCTGCTGAAGACGGCCTATTATCGTCGCTATCAAGAGCAGCTGGGTGCCGAGCGCCCTACGGAAACAGTCATCATCGACGGTTTGGAACCGAACTGGGTAACGATTCTGGGCTTTAGCGACTGGGCAAAGCGTGACGTGCCCGAAGCATGGTTGCAGCGGGATTACTTGCCGCGCTTCCGACCCGAATAG
- a CDS encoding LysR family transcriptional regulator, whose translation MTSSEKLNKPLYDLDLLRALITVLDCGSFTTAALRLHSTQSTISQKVRRLEDLVGHRLLERGSRGVSATEAGQTLMGYARQMLALNDQLSQALSGAFVTITVRLGMPEDFTGGATMRALAGFNRRFPQVKLEVTSGLSSDLAAAYDQGELDLVLVKQRHHAREAIASLPEQTVWVDSASHPVFHQDPIPLVTFPRRGVYREEIIGAVESLGRRWRISFTSSSLSGIQGAVADGMGISLLPRRAMTGDHVELGQAQGLPVIDAFELAILHRPHAHNMVKALARVLVDRLAPERRSGLWPADGDLG comes from the coding sequence ATGACATCCAGTGAGAAACTGAATAAGCCTTTGTACGATCTGGATCTGCTGCGGGCACTGATTACGGTGCTCGATTGCGGCAGTTTCACGACAGCGGCGCTGCGTTTGCATTCCACGCAGTCGACGATCAGTCAGAAGGTCAGACGTCTGGAAGATTTGGTGGGCCACAGGCTGTTGGAGCGGGGCAGTCGTGGCGTCAGTGCGACCGAAGCGGGCCAGACCCTGATGGGGTATGCGCGCCAGATGCTGGCTTTGAATGATCAGTTGTCGCAGGCGCTGTCCGGCGCTTTCGTAACGATCACGGTTCGCTTGGGTATGCCGGAAGACTTTACAGGCGGGGCCACCATGCGTGCTTTGGCAGGATTCAATCGTCGTTTCCCGCAGGTCAAGCTGGAGGTGACCAGCGGTTTGAGCAGCGATCTGGCCGCCGCCTACGATCAGGGCGAACTGGATCTGGTGCTGGTCAAACAGCGTCACCACGCCCGCGAGGCGATCGCCAGTCTGCCGGAACAGACCGTTTGGGTGGACAGCGCCAGTCATCCGGTCTTTCATCAAGACCCCATCCCTTTGGTGACCTTTCCGCGGCGCGGCGTATATCGTGAAGAAATCATAGGCGCGGTCGAGTCGCTGGGCAGGCGCTGGCGCATCAGCTTTACCAGTTCCAGCCTGAGCGGCATTCAGGGGGCGGTGGCCGATGGCATGGGAATCAGCCTGCTGCCGCGCCGCGCCATGACCGGCGATCACGTCGAACTAGGTCAGGCACAGGGCTTGCCGGTGATCGATGCGTTTGAGCTGGCTATTTTGCATCGTCCCCATGCGCATAACATGGTCAAGGCACTGGCGCGGGTACTGGTGGATAGACTGGCACCTGAACGCCGCTCCGGCCTGTGGCCGGCTGACGGTGATCTGGGTTGA